The DNA sequence gagaggagggggggctggtcCCATGCCTGAGCGGGGCCAGGGGGGCCAGGCCCATGTGtgagtgaggaggtggggggctggcaggacagggggctggtcCCGTGCCTGAGCGGGGCCCATGTgtgagcagggaggtggggggctggcaggacgGGGGGCTGGCTCCCTGCGGGATGTTCTAGAGGCGCCGTGGGGCATGGCAGgatctctggccccttgccccCGGCGCTGGGAGCGGTACCCCTGGGCCTGGGGCCcggccaggcagagaggggccCTCAGAGCTCCCAGAAcacggggcagggcctggcctgacTGTGTGATTCGACCTGCACCCGAGCCCGGGGCCGTGGGCTGGGCCCCTCCCTGACCGGGCCCCTCGGCCTCCTCGGGGCTCCCCTGCAGGCGGGTCCATTGGGGCTCCCAGGGATGGGGGTGGGCGACGTTtgaggggggctctggctgtggggggcaggggaagccgaGGGCTGCCCGCCAGCAAGTgaaccccagccccacacagccagaGCCCGGCTGGGAAGGTGcagggccccctccccagagACGGGGCCAAgagagctgcagccctgctgcctccagcgtGCTCGGACATTGCTCCCTGAAGCCAGGACCCAGCgggccccccccccgaaccaggcccccccaaaccaggccccccaggcccccccccgAACCAGGCCCCCCAGGCAGAGACCGGGGGCAGcggtttcctccccctcctcgcgcGGGCCCGGCGTGGAGAGCGGCCCAACAGCAGGAcacaggcctggggcagggagagcgcGGCGGCCCCGGGCGCTCCCCTTTGGGTTGTGACCCCCTGCTATGGGGAGAGCCCAGGCCGCTGCCACACAAGGCACTGGGGGAGAGACCCGAGTAGCGGCGCTTGGCTTGAGACCACGTCCGGCCCAAGAGTCACTGGGggcgtggggtgggggagggtgctgagacgggggggctccctgctggcatcCTGCCCACTCTCTAGGGAGCCCCATGGGCTGCCCCAGGACTTGCCCCCCTGTGTGTCCAGCCGCTGCCCCCAGGGCGAGGAATCCCCTCCGGCCGTTGTGAGGCCAGGGCCGAGGGGCGCTCTCGTTCGGCCTCCCCGGGGTGGGCGGCAGCCGCATTctgactttcgtgggccccttcctccataaaaaaatagtaaaaatgaTGTTTTACGACTGCGCTGGTGTAAAGAGGGATATAATGGCTCGTCTTCACCCCGACGCAGTCGAAAaccattttcttcgaccctaaacgttcatttcttttcttctgattgtaaaagaaatgaaaacactttcgtgggcccctaacAGTCTCGTGGGCTCTAGGCACCGTGCCTGCTGTGCCTCGTGGATAAATCAGCCCTGGTGGGAGGGACGGACGGCCCCGGCCCAGAGCAAGCGGCGAGCGAGCCCCTTGGTGAGCGAGGCCCCGGCGAGGTGGGAGACacagcgcggggcggggcggggcggggggacgcTGGAAGGGCCGGGCCCGACGAGGGGGTGGTGCTGACCCACAAGGAGTCACTAAAAGTGCCGGGAGCTGACGGATCGGGCACCCGTAAACACCTCACCAGCGTCCCCAGGAGCTTCCGTCCGGCAAGGAGCCGGCCTGGAAACGCCCAGGGCCCGGATGGAAAGAGGGTCCCAGGAGCCCGGCTGGTAATGACCCCAAACCCTCCCAGACCGTCAGCAACTGCACCTGGCTTCTCCGCGCCCCATTGCACGGGTGTGTGCGTGTGAGCTCACATCGGGTCAGTAGAGCCCGGAGCAGCCACACAGGGTCAGACCGAAGgcccagctcccccagggtcctgtcggcccacagcggccactgccccgtgccccagagggagtgaacagaccagggaatcctcacgtgatccctaactgtcacccattcccagcccttgacaaacagcagctagggaccatccctgcccagcctggctaacagccatcgatggacccaacctccatgaatgtatctagttttgtTTTGAATCGTGTTACAGTCTTGGATCGGcacaatatcctctggcgaggagttccacaggttgagtgtgcgctgtgtgaaaaaatacttctgtttgtttgtttgtttgttttaaacctcctgcctagTCCTCTAAATGAGTGACCCTAGGGCTTGCGGGATAAGAAAAGTAAATAGCATTTTCTTGTTCATTTTCTCCATGACACTAGTCATGATTTATagacatctgggctacgtctacactggcatgattttccaaaaatgcttttaacggaaaacttttctgttaaaagcattttcggaaaaatcgcgtctagattggcaggatgcttttccggaaaagcactttttgcagaaacgcatccgtgtcaatctagacgcggttttccacaaaaaagccccgatcgccattttcgccatcagggcttttttgtgaaaaacaaatctgagctgtctacaccggcccttttgcgcaaaagccattCCCTGGCcacctgcagggcagcaggaagctgagcgggggaggggcagattgcCATCTctcagctgtgtggtcactggtCCCATTTCCACATTcatgctcctcccccttcccccagccccgccccctgcagggctatAAATACCTGGGACCCTGCACCAGCTGGACACCAGCCCCCAGTGTTCCGGACCAGCCACCCAGACAGACGGACAAGCAGACGGACACACGGACAGGTGAGTCCCTGCCCCTctggtcccttccctccatgCAGAGCCCTTGGGGGCAGCCAGTCCCTGGGGTGAGACGGgaatcccagccccacagctgtctACAATaactatccctcctcccccccccgccccaagcccaGGGGGTCGGCTCCCCAGACTCGGGCCCTGGAGCGGGCCGTTCCCCTGGGGCTCACCCCCTGCGGGTGGGGAAGGCCCTGGCGGGGCTCAGGGGTTCCTGGGCCAGGAGCTGGCTGAGAACTCGAGGGGCTCCAGGTTCCCAGCAGGAAGCCCGCTCTCCAGTCCGGGGTGCGGGGCAGAGGGCGGCTCTTGCCGCTGACACTCCAGCCACGAGCACACAGACCGACTTCCACCCCGGGGCAGCGGTGCCTCCTCCAGCCTCGTCCCTCCCCCGCCGCCCTCCACGTCCCTCGTGTGGGGCCACGTGGGCAGGGGCCACCcccagcccgggggaggggccgcgggAGGGGGCAAATGCCCCTGCTGAGACCCGCTTGGCTCTCCAATGGGACCCCCTTGCCTGGAACCAAAGGCCCCGGGAGCGACCCAGGACACGCCTGGTCCCCGGctcctccccacccgcagccctggCTCGGGGAGAGTCTGGCcgtggggagctgggacctgccccaggctgggggcccGGTTCTGCCCCTCAGGCTCGGCGcagtgagggggagcagaagggcccCGTGTGCCAAGGGAGATGGGCTCCgagctgtgggtgtggggcaggattCCTCAGGCCCTTCCAGCCCGGCCAGGCCCCCAGAGAacagccccacctctgccccccccccatgaactgccccatgggaggggggaggggtgctcctGGGGGTGTCTCCAGCTCTCCTGGCCCATCTCCCTTGTGTGTTTGCTCCCCAGGGGCAGCGAGAAGATGGGGCCAGTCGCCTTCGTCACCCTCTGCCTCCTCGGCTGCCTGGTCTGCAGCCCCGCGCTGGCAGGTGagtcccggcccggcccctcgaGCCGGAGCCCCCGGGGGCGGGTTACCGTGGTAGGAGCTGGGACGTGGCTCCATTCCCCTCGGGGCTGCCAGAGCCGCTGCCCGTCTCCTGCTGCTGGGGTCCCTGCGTAGCCCTGAGTAGCCctggtccagatggtgctgggtcccgccgtgcgggcaggggactggactcaatgactctcacggtcccttccagttctagagtctGTGGTTCTATGAGTCCACCGACACCAGCACCTACGTAAGGTATGAAACCCTTGGCTGTGACCACCCTCCATGCGAACAGATTCGTAAACACGAAGATGCAGTGAAATTCCATCAGCTTGCGTTTGTTATGACGCTCACGCAAAGCAAAGGGCAGAGCTTATTTCGAGGTTACTtccaaatagcttctttctcatttctttatgctggaggtatcccgaaatggCCCCGCGGTGTGCACACAGCCTTTGCGCTCCCCATTAATACAAGCAGTGAACTTCGATATGAACACACTAAACCGCCCTGACGGACTTAATATACACCGCTGCCCTTGTTTCAGTCTGTTACCTATGCAGCTTAATGGAGTCTTGACAGTGCTTGTAAAATATACAACTAGCTTACAAACATGgatgaagaaatgcaaagagagaAGAGACGCATCAAGTATTCCAGGCGACGTAATGCTGAGTTCAGCAGGACACCTGACTTgcctaaggacttagttcggattaacttctgacggccgcgtgtagccacgggcagtcagtttgaactaaggggatttaaaaatggcgcccgcccaggaacatgcaaatgaagcccggaatatttaaatcccgggcttcatttgcaagtttgaatgccgaCATtaaccagcctagttcgaactagggagctagtgtagacataccctgacaaatTCCGGGTATAGCAAAATACCTCTGACTGACTGGCAATTACACACCTGTAAATCTAATGGCAGTACccggcaaattagttgaaactatagcaaagaataaaattgtcagacacatggatgaatataatttgttgggggaacgtcaacatggtttctgaaaagggaaatcctgccttactaatttgctggagttctttgagggggtcaacaaaaatgtggaaaaggggtatccagtggatatagtatatttagggttccaggaagcctttgacaatgtccctcaccaaaagctcttatgtaaagtaagttgtcatgggataggaaggaaggtcctttcatggactgctcactggctaaaagacaggaaacaaagggtaggaatcaatggtcagttttccgagtggagaggggtaactagtggggtccctcaagggtcagtcctaggaccaatcttattcaacttatctataaataatctggagaaagggggaaacagggaggtggcaaaatttgcagatgatcccaaactaCTCAAGAcagttcagaccaaagcagactgtgaagagcttcaaaaagatctcaccaaactaggggattgggccacaaaatggcaaatgaaattgaatgttgataaatgtcaagtaatgcccattggaaaGAACAATCCCAACCATATGTACAATATTATggaactaatttggctacaactactcaagcgagagaccttggagtcattgtggatagttctccgaaAACAGGCACTCCGTGCTCAGCGGCCGGCAAaatagcaaatagaatgttaggagtcattaaaaaaaggctagagaataagacagaaaatatcacattgcctctatataaaaccatgggacgcccacatcttgaacaatGCATagagatgtggtcacctcatcccaaaaagatctcttggctttggaaaaggttcagagaagggcaacaaaaatgctgaggagtttggaacgggtcccgtatgaagagagattacaaagacggggactgttcatcttagaaaagaggagactgaggggcgctatgatagaggtctgtaaaatcatgactagtgtggagatagtgagtaagaaaaagttatttagttcttcccacactataagaactaggggtcactaaatgagattaatgggcagcaggtttaaaacaaaccaaaggaaggttttcttcactcagcgcacagtcaacctgtggaactccttgccagaggatgtagtgaaggccaggactttaacagggttctaaaaagagctaggtagattcctggaggttaggttccatcaatggctaatagccagggtgggtaggtagccctgctggccccacccctcccctaagtcccaccctgtccccacccccaacctgccccctccctagGGGGACTACTGCAGACTGGCATGGTGGCAGCAGGgatccccccgccccatccctcaCACACTGGGGTGACTGGGTGGCTCAGCAACCTGCTCCTCCCTGTCTCaccaccccccagccagctggccctgCTTCTCGGCGGGGGGGGCgtatgcccgggggcagggctgtctgcCCCCCACTGCCGTGGAGAACCAGAGACCCGGCCCggcggggcccagggctccgcTCTGCGGCCGTGGGGTCTGGGCAGACCCGGCTTCTCCCGCAGCCCCAGAGCCGGGAGGCTCCCCAGCCGGCCAAGCCCCAAACACTCCCGGTGCCAGTGGCCCTGGGGGAGAAACGCCCGCGCCCCCGACCTCGGCGCTAACCACTGGGCCTCTCACCCCCCGACCCCTCTCTCTGCAGGGCCACGTGCCACGTCCTGCCCCCGGGGATGGCTGAACTACCACGGCGCCTGCTACGGCTTCTTCAAACACAAAAAGAGCTGGCAGGACGCCGAGGTGAGAGACAGGGTCTGGCCTGGCGGCTGGAGCGAGTCGGGCTGAGTGCCAGAGGAAgggcgccgggcggggaggggtggagcGCGGGGGGTGACACCAGGGACGGCTGGGCTCGGGGCGATGTTGTGTGGGGCgctgggcacagggcgggggccctgggctgggaatgGCGGTTTCtgctcccctgctctgcagctcccTGTGCTGCTCAGGGCTGTCTGTGGGCGCGGGGACAGGGCCAGCCCCTCTGTGgggccctcaggcagcagccacggaGCTTCCCCGAACACAGCGCCAGGGAGGGCCCTGGACGGGCGCCCTGGCACTGGGCTGTGTCAGTCACACGGGACTcatggcagcccagccccccagccccccagcactgccgcCTGCGTCACtattcactgcccagccccccccccccaggctgcacccacagcgatcccccccccccccccccgagaacgtGGCTCAATCGCCCGGGCGGGAACAGGCCCTGGGGGCGGCTACGCAGCAGACAGACCCGGGACTGCCCCGTCCAGACGACTCAAGCACCCGGGGCTGGGGACTCgtctgggcggggccggggagcggcTCAGGGCTGGGTGGGATCTCCAGGAAAGCCCTTCCCGCGGCGCTGCCCCGTGGCCTGTGGGGCCAGCGCGGGGTCAGGGCGTCCTGGAACCAGCCAGCGCCCGGCAGAGCCCGGAGCCAGGGCcggcccagggccaggggagctgTGTCTGTGCCCAGAGCGctgggggccaggcgggggggggggggggaggggaggctgctcttCCTGCTCATGCCATTggcgctgggagggaggggcgctaCCCCAGGGGGGCCGGGCCCCAGGCCTGTGCTGGACtcacccctgctgctccctggggggcAGAAATGGGGTAACTGGCTTTGTCCCTTCTTGGCCCAGGCCGAGTGCCAGCAGCACGGGCGCGGGACCCATCTCGCCTCCATTCTCAGCGCTGGAGAAAATAACATGCTGGCCGGCTACGTCAGGCGGTTCCACAAGTATGGACCTGTCTGGATCGGACTCTcggaccctgagcatgtgagtgCCCGGCGCCCGCTCCGCCTGcggcccctcccggccctggctctgttccctgctcagtggggggctgttgtggggcgggggggttccCACGAGAGCAGGATCTCAGGTGGGACGGGGTGGAAACAGGCTACAGCCGCCTGTGATGTCAGTCCCAGGGTCAGTGCCCAACACCCGGCGCAGAGCCCAGCCCGCTGTGACTGACATCCACGGTGACACTCGGCCCAGGCCCGTTGGGCTCCGACTGTTCAGCCCAGGCCGagagttgcccccccccccgctcccgagACGAGACGTCCGGACGAGGGGTTTAGCAAGGGGCAGCCCCTCAGGCCGAGGGAACAGTGCGGGGGcggcagagcccggggggggccggTCTGTGGGTTCtctgctgggcctggccgggggggTCCCTGGCCAGAGGATCCTCAGCTCCCGGCCTTGTAGGGGGCACTCGGGGTCCCAGGAACCACCAGACACCGGCTCAGGACGGGCGGTTGCTGGGCGGGCAGGACGGGCAGGTGCCGATACCCCCGAGCTGCAGAGGGGGAATCGGTTCCAGGTCACAGTGAGCCCCAGCGGCTCTTGTTTGGCCCTGGGCCGGCCCCGTCCAgagccagggctctgcagccagcgCCGGGGGCGTCTCCGGGCCAGGCTCTAGTCCCGCAcccaggctgggttcctggccaGGCTCCGTTAGCGTCTCCCtctggggccctgcccagccgctgctgctcccccataagccccccaccccctgccccactgccgtGTCCCAGTCACACCCTGCTCCAtgcgctgctcccagctcctgctgcagccgGTCCTGCCCCCTGGTCCTCGCTGGGCCCCTCCGCATCCCCCGTCTCTGCTGCCCCAGGCTAGCCAGGCCCTGCTTGTCCCCGAGCCAGGGTCCGGCCGCCCCTGCGTGCCCCGGCCAAGGTGGTAGTGCACTGGACTCccggggggggccgaggggcgggAACCAGGGCGATGCCGTGTCAGCGTGTCTGGGATGTGGGgctctgtgacggcgcgtcgggtcccccgatcctgcagcccccgtagcagccagaccagactccaccagccagagaacggggaggggggggtattGCTCTTctgggtacagcccagcacataGACTCAgagacccagggtatgtctacactaccccgctagttcgaactagcggggtaatgtatgcataccgcacttgctaatgaagcccgggatttgaatttcccgggcttcattagcataagcggggagccgccatttttaaatccccgctgcttcgaaccccgtgtagcgcggctacacggggctcgaactaggtagttcggactagggtcctattccgaactaccgttactcctcgtgaaacgaggagtaccggtagttcggaataggcaccctagtccgaactacctagttcgagccccgtgtagccgcgctacacggggttcgaagcagcggggatttaaaaatggcggctccccgcttatgctaatgaagcccgggaaattcaaatcccgggcttcattagcaagtgcggtatgcatacattaccctcctagttcgaactaggagggtagtgtagacataccctcagagactctaaggtcagaagggaccattctgatcatctagtctgaccccctgcacagtgcaggccacagaatctcacccaccctcccaGAATAACCCTCTCACAGACgggacgtggctacaggagtcagggccaggacgcctcagcccccttggcgtggggtccatcgccccccagcccctcagcccccagctcaggctgtttccttcatgtttcccagacagcaactgccccactcccagcccagcccccagccaggtgcccgtcccccctccctccctttgtccccccccccgggaggagccttgttccctgcccaggctgggccagggtgtctgggccaatgcaCAGGGACAAATCTATTTAATCCGCACTCCCAGCTGCCCGGCCGTTTCTGGGCACTGGGGCTGGGCCGGCGGGTgggtgctgctggccccgctgcccggccggggggggcagagcaatGAGCACCCAGAGCACGGGCGGGGCTGGCGCATCATGGGGGGGGCGCAGACTCCTGCAggaggctccccccgcccccaggctggtGCCACCCGCTAACCGCGCCCGACGGCTCTCGGCCTCCCCCTTCGCACCGGGGACAAAGCGCCAGAGCCCGGCGGGGCAGGTCACAGAATgaacccagcacccccctccccccccagcgccgcaGCCCGGAGCTCGGCAGCGGGGAGCAGCCACTGCCCTGGGGGAGCCGCGTTGGTGATTTTCATG is a window from the Pelodiscus sinensis isolate JC-2024 unplaced genomic scaffold, ASM4963464v1 ctg58, whole genome shotgun sequence genome containing:
- the LOC112545838 gene encoding C-type lectin-like encodes the protein MGPVAFVTLCLLGCLVCSPALAGPRATSCPRGWLNYHGACYGFFKHKKSWQDAEAECQQHGRGTHLASILSAGENNMLAGYVRRFHKYGPVWIGLSDPEHNQCWRWSDRSPATFTAWDRWQPDSPRKNEHCVVLERPAFNKWHDYPCGWGFAFLCKQGARGRQLDVPGESPALGQ